Proteins from a single region of Bos javanicus breed banteng chromosome 7, ARS-OSU_banteng_1.0, whole genome shotgun sequence:
- the LOC133250320 gene encoding uncharacterized protein LOC133250320: MVTRRTESPGERGPCVDRWGPSQHPGLHSTLLLIYRRGEGACLGVYRRFSGTDSFSIRAGRTAHPQQQALCLRSAQRLTLNLNLQLQAHPAHSNLILFVQHPWGRESPKRKEPEEDQVVGRLPERQGEMRGFGIRKVRRRGRGGTRGGACGESWEGGRARRPSFRGGGEGGGVPRRDGAEDPASLAAIPAASVVTAAGQGREWGWPPGFRCSLRYTGMWCRGGAKDSADRQLSPELQTGALCLTDQEVLETLGGEGLAWDWEGVFQTPNPASCLIQTERDPSLSGLPSHTSDPAWVPGEPETLVTFRNFS; this comes from the coding sequence ATGGTGACCAGGAGGACGGAGAGTCCTGGTGAGAGAGGTCCTTGCGTGGACCGGTGGGGTCCAAGCCAGCATCCTGGTCTGCATTCCACCTTGTTACTCATTTACAGACGGGGAGAGGGTGCATGCCTTGGGGTGTACAGGCGTTTTTCTGGGACAGACTCCTTCAGCATAAGGGCTGGCAGGACAGCACACCCACAGCAGCAGGCACTGTGCCTGCGGTCTGCACAGAGACTTACATTAAACTTAAATCTGCAGCTCCAGGCCCACCCTGCTCACAGCAACCTCATCCTCTTTGTCCAACATCCCTGGGGCAGGGAGAGCCCGAAACGGAAGGAACCAGAGGAAGACCAGGTGGTGGGGAGGCTCCCAGAGCGGCAGGGAGAGATGAGGGGCTTTGGGATACGGAAAGTCCGCAGAAGAGGGAGGGGTGGGACAAGGGGAGGGGCTTGCGGGGAGTCCTGGGAAGGGGGCCGGgccaggagacccagtttcaggggcgggggggagggagggggcgtcCCAAGAAGGGATGGGGCGGAGGATCCCGCAAGCCTGGCGGCAATCCCAGCCGCATCGGTGGTCACAGCAGCTGGCCAGGGGCGGGAGTGGGGCTGGCCGCCAGGGTTCAGATGTTCTCTGCGGTACACTGGGATGTGGTGTAGGGGTGGGGCCAAGGACAGTGCCGACCGCCAGCTCAGCCCAGAGCTGCAGACAGGGGCCCTTTGCCTCACAGATCAGGAGGTCCTGGAgaccctgggaggggaggggcttgCCTGGGACTGGGAGGGCGTGTTCCAGACCCCAAACCCAGCGTCCTGCTTAATCCAGACGGAAAGGGATCCCTCGTTATCGGGGCTGCCGTCCCACACTTCAGATCCTGCCTGGGTGCCGGGAGAACCGGAGACCTTGGTCACTTTCAGGAACTTCAGCTGA